The Neodiprion virginianus isolate iyNeoVirg1 chromosome 5, iyNeoVirg1.1, whole genome shotgun sequence genome contains a region encoding:
- the LOC124306272 gene encoding protein Tob1-like isoform X1 produces MYLQHYSLAFAVKEISVSKESSRGPTRLNHLQQQQQQQQQQQQQQQQQQILSVGPLKRHSGDYSQPRYVHSGKILLSKPKMHIEVQVALNFVISYLYNKLPRRRVNIFGEELEKALKDKFKGHWYPEKPFKGSAFRCLKTGDPVDPVLERAAKESGVPIQDILENLPAELAVWVDPGEVSYRIGEKGAVKILYSEAADPHDESSADREVTKTFNPEAQCFRPIEAVGTSLGGLSLSPKSTSPFPSSVGSSTSSGSSTNQQNGHGSGSSSAPSPTPIANSFKGSPSPVPAFIPRSAAPLTFTTATFAQTKFGSTKLKTSSKRANRSDGFRMSPTEFSNYIKQRAMQQQIHHHHHHHQPAGLPVSQNSPTSRSLSPGVIGSQQPAGDSNGYFFQHGPYHPQFPHRNIFETAAAASSHAGYLPELYGAAKFPSAYLDPTAIGHQFYGGVAGSQTSANLGPVGSTTNGANSHQEKSLVEGLNNFGLGSVAPYSTSQYQQHLLVAN; encoded by the exons ATTCGCTGGCCTTTGCAGTCAAGGAGATTTCGGTGAGCAAAGAATCGTCCCGAGGCCCAACGCGGCTGAACCACttgcagcaacagcagcaacagcaacaacagcagcagcagcagcaacaacagcaacagatACTGTCGGTCGGGCCGTTGAAACGGCACAGCGGTGATTACTCGCAACCGAGATACGTCCACAGCGGTAAAATTCTCCTATCAAAGCCGAAGATGCACATAGAGGTGCAGGTGGCGTTAAACTTCGTGATATCGTACCTGTATAACAAGCTGCCACGTCGGAGAGTCAACATATTCGGCGAGGAGCTCGAGAAAGCGTTGAAGGACAAGTTCAAGGGGCACTGGTACCCCGAAAAGCCGTTCAAGGGCTCCGCGTTCCGTTGCCTCAAGACCGGCGACCCGGTCGACCCGGTCCTCGAACGTGCGGCCAAGGAGAGCGGCGTCCCTATCCAGGACATCCTCGAGAACCTTCCGGCCGAGCTCGCCGTCTGGGTAGATCCCGGCGAGGTGAGCTACCGCATCGGCGAGAAGGGCGCCGTCAAGATCCTCTACTCCGAGGCAGCCGATCCCCACGACGAGAGCTCTGCTGACCGCGAGGTCACCAAGACCTTCAACCCCGAGGCCCAATGCTTCAGACCCATCGAGGCCGTCGGCACGTCCCTTGGCGGACTCAGCCTCAGCCCCAAGTCCACCTCACCCTTCCCATCCTCCGTTGGCAGTAGCACCAGCTCCGGATCCTCCACCAACCAGCAGAACGGCCATGGATCTGGATCCTCGTCCGCACCCTCGCCGACTCCCATCGCCAATTCCTTCAAGGGATCGCCGAGCCCCGTTCCTGCGTTCATCCCAAGGTCCGCGGCTCCCCTGACCTTCACCACGGCCACGTTCGCCCAGACAAAATTCGGCAGCACCAAACTCAAAACCAGCAGCAAGAGGGCTAACAG ATCTGACGGTTTCAGAATGTCGCCGACCGAGTTCTCAAACTACATAAAGCAGCGAGCGATGCAGCAGCAGatccaccaccaccaccaccatcaccagCCAGCGGGACTTCCGGTCTCCCAGAATTCACCGACGAGCCGATCCCTCTCGCCTGGTGTGATCGGCAGCCAGCAGCCGGCCGGGGATTCGAACGGCTACTTCTTCCAGCACGGTCCCTACCACCCCCAGTTTCCCCACCGCAACATATTCGAGACGGCAGCAGCGGCCTCGAGCCACGCCGGCTACCTTCCGGAGCTTTACGGGGCGGCAAAGTTCCCCTCGGCTTACCTGGACCCGACGGCGATCGGACACCAGTTTTACGGCGGCGTCGCCGGCTCCCAGACATCGGCGAACCTCGGCCCCGTCGGCTCGACGACAAACGGGGCGAATTCGCACCAGGAGAAGAGTCTCGTCGAGGGGTTGAACAACTTCGGCCTTGGCTCCGTCGCGCCTTACTCAACGAGCCAGTATCAGCAGCATCTTCTCGTCGCCAACTAA
- the LOC124306272 gene encoding protein Tob1-like isoform X2, translating to MYLQHYSLAFAVKEISVSKESSRGPTRLNHLQQQQQQQQQQQQQQQQQQILSVGPLKRHSGDYSQPRYVHSGKILLSKPKMHIEVQVALNFVISYLYNKLPRRRVNIFGEELEKALKDKFKGHWYPEKPFKGSAFRCLKTGDPVDPVLERAAKESGVPIQDILENLPAELAVWVDPGEVSYRIGEKGAVKILYSEAADPHDESSADREVTKTFNPEAQCFRPIEAVGTSLGGLSLSPKSTSPFPSSVGSSTSSGSSTNQQNGHGSGSSSAPSPTPIANSFKGSPSPVPAFIPRSAAPLTFTTATFAQTKFGSTKLKTSSKRANRMSPTEFSNYIKQRAMQQQIHHHHHHHQPAGLPVSQNSPTSRSLSPGVIGSQQPAGDSNGYFFQHGPYHPQFPHRNIFETAAAASSHAGYLPELYGAAKFPSAYLDPTAIGHQFYGGVAGSQTSANLGPVGSTTNGANSHQEKSLVEGLNNFGLGSVAPYSTSQYQQHLLVAN from the exons ATTCGCTGGCCTTTGCAGTCAAGGAGATTTCGGTGAGCAAAGAATCGTCCCGAGGCCCAACGCGGCTGAACCACttgcagcaacagcagcaacagcaacaacagcagcagcagcagcaacaacagcaacagatACTGTCGGTCGGGCCGTTGAAACGGCACAGCGGTGATTACTCGCAACCGAGATACGTCCACAGCGGTAAAATTCTCCTATCAAAGCCGAAGATGCACATAGAGGTGCAGGTGGCGTTAAACTTCGTGATATCGTACCTGTATAACAAGCTGCCACGTCGGAGAGTCAACATATTCGGCGAGGAGCTCGAGAAAGCGTTGAAGGACAAGTTCAAGGGGCACTGGTACCCCGAAAAGCCGTTCAAGGGCTCCGCGTTCCGTTGCCTCAAGACCGGCGACCCGGTCGACCCGGTCCTCGAACGTGCGGCCAAGGAGAGCGGCGTCCCTATCCAGGACATCCTCGAGAACCTTCCGGCCGAGCTCGCCGTCTGGGTAGATCCCGGCGAGGTGAGCTACCGCATCGGCGAGAAGGGCGCCGTCAAGATCCTCTACTCCGAGGCAGCCGATCCCCACGACGAGAGCTCTGCTGACCGCGAGGTCACCAAGACCTTCAACCCCGAGGCCCAATGCTTCAGACCCATCGAGGCCGTCGGCACGTCCCTTGGCGGACTCAGCCTCAGCCCCAAGTCCACCTCACCCTTCCCATCCTCCGTTGGCAGTAGCACCAGCTCCGGATCCTCCACCAACCAGCAGAACGGCCATGGATCTGGATCCTCGTCCGCACCCTCGCCGACTCCCATCGCCAATTCCTTCAAGGGATCGCCGAGCCCCGTTCCTGCGTTCATCCCAAGGTCCGCGGCTCCCCTGACCTTCACCACGGCCACGTTCGCCCAGACAAAATTCGGCAGCACCAAACTCAAAACCAGCAGCAAGAGGGCTAACAG AATGTCGCCGACCGAGTTCTCAAACTACATAAAGCAGCGAGCGATGCAGCAGCAGatccaccaccaccaccaccatcaccagCCAGCGGGACTTCCGGTCTCCCAGAATTCACCGACGAGCCGATCCCTCTCGCCTGGTGTGATCGGCAGCCAGCAGCCGGCCGGGGATTCGAACGGCTACTTCTTCCAGCACGGTCCCTACCACCCCCAGTTTCCCCACCGCAACATATTCGAGACGGCAGCAGCGGCCTCGAGCCACGCCGGCTACCTTCCGGAGCTTTACGGGGCGGCAAAGTTCCCCTCGGCTTACCTGGACCCGACGGCGATCGGACACCAGTTTTACGGCGGCGTCGCCGGCTCCCAGACATCGGCGAACCTCGGCCCCGTCGGCTCGACGACAAACGGGGCGAATTCGCACCAGGAGAAGAGTCTCGTCGAGGGGTTGAACAACTTCGGCCTTGGCTCCGTCGCGCCTTACTCAACGAGCCAGTATCAGCAGCATCTTCTCGTCGCCAACTAA
- the LOC124306272 gene encoding protein Tob1-like isoform X3, translating into MADSLAFAVKEISVSKESSRGPTRLNHLQQQQQQQQQQQQQQQQQQILSVGPLKRHSGDYSQPRYVHSGKILLSKPKMHIEVQVALNFVISYLYNKLPRRRVNIFGEELEKALKDKFKGHWYPEKPFKGSAFRCLKTGDPVDPVLERAAKESGVPIQDILENLPAELAVWVDPGEVSYRIGEKGAVKILYSEAADPHDESSADREVTKTFNPEAQCFRPIEAVGTSLGGLSLSPKSTSPFPSSVGSSTSSGSSTNQQNGHGSGSSSAPSPTPIANSFKGSPSPVPAFIPRSAAPLTFTTATFAQTKFGSTKLKTSSKRANRSDGFRMSPTEFSNYIKQRAMQQQIHHHHHHHQPAGLPVSQNSPTSRSLSPGVIGSQQPAGDSNGYFFQHGPYHPQFPHRNIFETAAAASSHAGYLPELYGAAKFPSAYLDPTAIGHQFYGGVAGSQTSANLGPVGSTTNGANSHQEKSLVEGLNNFGLGSVAPYSTSQYQQHLLVAN; encoded by the exons ATTCGCTGGCCTTTGCAGTCAAGGAGATTTCGGTGAGCAAAGAATCGTCCCGAGGCCCAACGCGGCTGAACCACttgcagcaacagcagcaacagcaacaacagcagcagcagcagcaacaacagcaacagatACTGTCGGTCGGGCCGTTGAAACGGCACAGCGGTGATTACTCGCAACCGAGATACGTCCACAGCGGTAAAATTCTCCTATCAAAGCCGAAGATGCACATAGAGGTGCAGGTGGCGTTAAACTTCGTGATATCGTACCTGTATAACAAGCTGCCACGTCGGAGAGTCAACATATTCGGCGAGGAGCTCGAGAAAGCGTTGAAGGACAAGTTCAAGGGGCACTGGTACCCCGAAAAGCCGTTCAAGGGCTCCGCGTTCCGTTGCCTCAAGACCGGCGACCCGGTCGACCCGGTCCTCGAACGTGCGGCCAAGGAGAGCGGCGTCCCTATCCAGGACATCCTCGAGAACCTTCCGGCCGAGCTCGCCGTCTGGGTAGATCCCGGCGAGGTGAGCTACCGCATCGGCGAGAAGGGCGCCGTCAAGATCCTCTACTCCGAGGCAGCCGATCCCCACGACGAGAGCTCTGCTGACCGCGAGGTCACCAAGACCTTCAACCCCGAGGCCCAATGCTTCAGACCCATCGAGGCCGTCGGCACGTCCCTTGGCGGACTCAGCCTCAGCCCCAAGTCCACCTCACCCTTCCCATCCTCCGTTGGCAGTAGCACCAGCTCCGGATCCTCCACCAACCAGCAGAACGGCCATGGATCTGGATCCTCGTCCGCACCCTCGCCGACTCCCATCGCCAATTCCTTCAAGGGATCGCCGAGCCCCGTTCCTGCGTTCATCCCAAGGTCCGCGGCTCCCCTGACCTTCACCACGGCCACGTTCGCCCAGACAAAATTCGGCAGCACCAAACTCAAAACCAGCAGCAAGAGGGCTAACAG ATCTGACGGTTTCAGAATGTCGCCGACCGAGTTCTCAAACTACATAAAGCAGCGAGCGATGCAGCAGCAGatccaccaccaccaccaccatcaccagCCAGCGGGACTTCCGGTCTCCCAGAATTCACCGACGAGCCGATCCCTCTCGCCTGGTGTGATCGGCAGCCAGCAGCCGGCCGGGGATTCGAACGGCTACTTCTTCCAGCACGGTCCCTACCACCCCCAGTTTCCCCACCGCAACATATTCGAGACGGCAGCAGCGGCCTCGAGCCACGCCGGCTACCTTCCGGAGCTTTACGGGGCGGCAAAGTTCCCCTCGGCTTACCTGGACCCGACGGCGATCGGACACCAGTTTTACGGCGGCGTCGCCGGCTCCCAGACATCGGCGAACCTCGGCCCCGTCGGCTCGACGACAAACGGGGCGAATTCGCACCAGGAGAAGAGTCTCGTCGAGGGGTTGAACAACTTCGGCCTTGGCTCCGTCGCGCCTTACTCAACGAGCCAGTATCAGCAGCATCTTCTCGTCGCCAACTAA
- the LOC124306272 gene encoding protein Tob1-like isoform X4, whose translation MHIEVQVALNFVISYLYNKLPRRRVNIFGEELEKALKDKFKGHWYPEKPFKGSAFRCLKTGDPVDPVLERAAKESGVPIQDILENLPAELAVWVDPGEVSYRIGEKGAVKILYSEAADPHDESSADREVTKTFNPEAQCFRPIEAVGTSLGGLSLSPKSTSPFPSSVGSSTSSGSSTNQQNGHGSGSSSAPSPTPIANSFKGSPSPVPAFIPRSAAPLTFTTATFAQTKFGSTKLKTSSKRANRSDGFRMSPTEFSNYIKQRAMQQQIHHHHHHHQPAGLPVSQNSPTSRSLSPGVIGSQQPAGDSNGYFFQHGPYHPQFPHRNIFETAAAASSHAGYLPELYGAAKFPSAYLDPTAIGHQFYGGVAGSQTSANLGPVGSTTNGANSHQEKSLVEGLNNFGLGSVAPYSTSQYQQHLLVAN comes from the exons ATGCACATAGAGGTGCAGGTGGCGTTAAACTTCGTGATATCGTACCTGTATAACAAGCTGCCACGTCGGAGAGTCAACATATTCGGCGAGGAGCTCGAGAAAGCGTTGAAGGACAAGTTCAAGGGGCACTGGTACCCCGAAAAGCCGTTCAAGGGCTCCGCGTTCCGTTGCCTCAAGACCGGCGACCCGGTCGACCCGGTCCTCGAACGTGCGGCCAAGGAGAGCGGCGTCCCTATCCAGGACATCCTCGAGAACCTTCCGGCCGAGCTCGCCGTCTGGGTAGATCCCGGCGAGGTGAGCTACCGCATCGGCGAGAAGGGCGCCGTCAAGATCCTCTACTCCGAGGCAGCCGATCCCCACGACGAGAGCTCTGCTGACCGCGAGGTCACCAAGACCTTCAACCCCGAGGCCCAATGCTTCAGACCCATCGAGGCCGTCGGCACGTCCCTTGGCGGACTCAGCCTCAGCCCCAAGTCCACCTCACCCTTCCCATCCTCCGTTGGCAGTAGCACCAGCTCCGGATCCTCCACCAACCAGCAGAACGGCCATGGATCTGGATCCTCGTCCGCACCCTCGCCGACTCCCATCGCCAATTCCTTCAAGGGATCGCCGAGCCCCGTTCCTGCGTTCATCCCAAGGTCCGCGGCTCCCCTGACCTTCACCACGGCCACGTTCGCCCAGACAAAATTCGGCAGCACCAAACTCAAAACCAGCAGCAAGAGGGCTAACAG ATCTGACGGTTTCAGAATGTCGCCGACCGAGTTCTCAAACTACATAAAGCAGCGAGCGATGCAGCAGCAGatccaccaccaccaccaccatcaccagCCAGCGGGACTTCCGGTCTCCCAGAATTCACCGACGAGCCGATCCCTCTCGCCTGGTGTGATCGGCAGCCAGCAGCCGGCCGGGGATTCGAACGGCTACTTCTTCCAGCACGGTCCCTACCACCCCCAGTTTCCCCACCGCAACATATTCGAGACGGCAGCAGCGGCCTCGAGCCACGCCGGCTACCTTCCGGAGCTTTACGGGGCGGCAAAGTTCCCCTCGGCTTACCTGGACCCGACGGCGATCGGACACCAGTTTTACGGCGGCGTCGCCGGCTCCCAGACATCGGCGAACCTCGGCCCCGTCGGCTCGACGACAAACGGGGCGAATTCGCACCAGGAGAAGAGTCTCGTCGAGGGGTTGAACAACTTCGGCCTTGGCTCCGTCGCGCCTTACTCAACGAGCCAGTATCAGCAGCATCTTCTCGTCGCCAACTAA